DNA sequence from the Ischnura elegans chromosome 8, ioIscEleg1.1, whole genome shotgun sequence genome:
tcagattattgatgtgatctcgccagttgagtctttgatccaatgttagccccagaaaacggattgactccacaaatgggagatttcttccgctaagacgaagtgtaggaggaaggtggtcgcctctgacacggtggaagtgaacgcatttggttttctcagttgaaaatctaaaaccGCTACTATGGGTCCATTGGTCTAATTTGTTTAACGTGAGTTGGATCAATCTCGATATGTTGGCCACTCTAGATGACCTGCAGAATATCGCCAGGTCATCAACGAATAGAGTGGCCATTATCGGCGTCTGGATGTATTTAGctacgtcgttgatcgcaatagcgaaaagcgtcacgctcaagacggacccctgggggactccgttgtcaagagggtagggacgcgttaggaactgccccgtccttactttaaaaatacggtttgttaaaaaatgttgaataaaagttggtaagttacccctaaaaccccaatcatgcagagtgcgtaagatttttctgcgccaaacccgatcgtaggccttctctatgtcgaagaataccccaaccacgtgttggcggaggatgaaggcttcttggatataattttcgatcctcaccaagtggtccaaggtggagcgtccccttctaaatccactttgaatattgcagagaaggtttcggcgttccaaccactaaatgagcctccgattaaccattctctccatgaGCTTGCATAAGCAGCTAGTGAGTGAGATCGGACGGTAAGAATTTGGGTCAGTCTTATCTTTCCCATGCTTGGGTATGGGGATGATGACACTCTCCCGCCAGGATGATGGAAAAGTGCCTGCTACCCAAAGTTGATTATAGGTGCgcaggacttccagcaacgcggattccgggaggttaagaaggaaggcattgtggatttCGTCTGGTCCTGGAGAGGTATCATGTGATTCATGGATGGCAGAACGCAACTCCCACATAGAAAACGGAACGTTGTAATCTGCCGTCATGCACGTCTCCTTAAAACAAATAGGGATGGCTTCTAGGCGCCGCTTGAAAGAGCGAAAAAAGAGGTCGTAGCTTTCGTCGCTGCTTGTTTTGGTGAGTGGCTGGCCGAAGATGTCGCCGATGGCAGGAAGTGAAGTTATGGTGGTTCCGTTGACTTTCAAGTAGGAGACAACACATTGCTGACGGCTACCCGAAATTTGCTTCACTTTACGCCATACCTGATCTAGTGGTGTCCTAATATTAATACTAGAGACGTATTTCATCCAAGAGTTCTTCTTTGCCTCTTTCACAACTTGGCGGGCTTTCGCTCTCAGGCGTCGGAAAGCGGACAGGTTATTGGCCGTGGGATACTTGTTAAAAATTCTCAATGCTTTCTTACGTAGACGGATAGCCTTGGcgcattcatcgttccaccatggaacggcagGCCTCGACTTATTGCCCCGAGATCGTGGCACACTTATGTCCGCAAAGTTGATGATAGCTGCCGTTAAACATTTGACATTGGAGACGCTATCGCGGTTTTCATCacatatatacttaaaattttctttaaaactataccAGTCGGCTTTCTGGATAACCCAGCTGCCCGGTCTGATAAAATAAGGGTTAAAAGTTCGATCCTTGGAGAGTAAAATAGGGAAATGGTCGCTTCCACTAAGGTCGTCGTGAacgcgaaatgaaattttgttgactaAACTGCTCGATAAAATGGTTAAGTCAATGGCGGAGGAGTAACCATTGAAAGAATTGAAGCGGGTTTTCTCCCCGTagttcaataaaattaaattgaagtcAACAATAAAACTAGACAAAATACGTCCGCGGCGGTTGCATTGCGCCACTGTGCTACCCCACGAGATATCATGGGCGTTAAAATCGCCTAGTAAAATGAAAGGCCGAGGCAGTTGGCGGACAAGGGATTCTAAATTCATACGTGTGACTGGTGCTCCCTCAGGCAGATACACGTTACATAATGTAACCGCCTCGGGGGCGTGTACCGTCACTGCTACCGCCTGAAACGGTGTGGTTAGATGTACGCGGTATGAGTAAAGAGAGTCCCGAATAAAAATCGCCACTCCACCCTTGGCTCGTTCACCAGTGGTATCGTCTAAcctgaaagcattaaaaattttttaaatccctttgTCCGTGGTTTTAAAATGAGTTTCCTGAAGGCACAGGCAGCACGGTCTAAAATCACGCAATAAAATAGCAATCTCCATCCTTATGTCTATAAAATCCATTGCAGTTCCACTGCAGAGTAAAcgccataaataaattaaaagaaggaaaaaaaatataacaataaagttataaataaataaatatattatcgcCGCAGGCGATTGCTTTTCCCCTTCTTCCTGGCCATTGAAACTTCCGCCTCAGAGGGATAGCCGTCGTATTCCATCTCCTCCATCTGACATTGGGCGTTGCTCTTGACTGGAGGCCCGGGGAGAGAAGAATTGTCACCTCTTTTAGGCGAAgcactctttgattttttatGTCCTCTCTTCGGAGGACTTTCAGGTGTTTGGGTCTTAGGGAGGGAAGGATTATCCTTACGGTCGCTCTGTGATTTTTTGGTTACGTCAGTTTGTTTATTTCTGTTATTTGTACTCATCTGACCAGAAGCTTGCTGGTCGCGTTTCTCAGCAGGAGTATCTCGGATTTTTTGAAAATCAGTCTGTGTTGAAGCGCAGCGGACAGAAACTGAAGCCACAGAAGCAAAAGAGCGGGAGAAAATTGGAGCCTTTTGGGCGTTGAATTTCTTCCTAGCTTCGAAGTACGAGATCTTTTCAAGAGTTTTAATTTCCACGATTTTCTTTTCATCCTTCAGCTTCGGACAGTCACGGGAATAGACGGGATGATCGCCGTCGCAGTTCACGCAATGCGCTTTGGAAGAGCAGTTTTCATTTTCGTGCTTCCCCACACCGCAGCGTGCACAGGCTGCAGTGCCTCGGCATCTACTGGAGATGTGTCCGAAGTGCTGACAGTTGAAGCATCGCATTGGATTTGGTATATAGGGACGCACCGGATAGGAAGTATAGCCCACAAATACCTTATCGGGTAGGGAATCACTGGCGAATGTGAGAATTAcagattttgtatttattacttGAGCGTTCTGTTTTCTTGTAAACCGGTGACATTCTATGATACCTTGGGGGGCCATTTCGGTTTTTATTTCCTCCACATCGTCGTACAGGAGATCAAAGCAAGTGACCACTCCACGACACGTGTTTAGTGTCTTGTGTGGTTCGACTGTTATCGGAATGTCATGTAGTTTTTTCTAATTGCAACAGTTTGCGACTCTGTGTTTCGTTTCCCGTTTCTATGAGTAGTGTACCCTCGCGTAGCTTCTTCACCGATACCAAATCTCCAGGAATGGCGGCAGACAGCACTCTACGTATTAGAAATGGAGATACTTTGGAGAGATTTTCGCCTTCTTTAGTGCACTTCATAAccaggaatttatttcttttttttaattccaattctCCCCCGTCCACATCTGGACGGGATCTCTTGGGTGGAGGAAGAGTTTCCAACTCCATACgaacaaaaaaattttcatcccctgggctccccacccaccacggagccacacatttgggacgccacaccgagatccggtgtggtcgccagggctacccaagggatataggaacctttgataggggatctctttcgggttagaacctccagcgcgggggccctccgaacccacgcaccttcggccgccctacggagacccccatatcgccagcactaacccgtcctggcgtacgctcggaaggagccgccaagctccccagccgccaggagccgattgaccgagttGGGCCCTTCTCGGCctcccgttttgcggggaatccagggccgaagtcaggtattgaactccggcccatactgagtatccgacgcccagctgggtgccggagaactcacccaccaggatccccttctcccccttgtacgggtctccacgcacggcaaacacgcgggtgattctggacgccagatgttacggctacttaga
Encoded proteins:
- the LOC124163791 gene encoding uncharacterized protein LOC124163791, with the translated sequence MRCFNCQHFGHISSRCRGTAACARCGVGKHENENCSSKAHCVNCDGDHPVYSRDCPKLKDEKKIVEIKTLEKISYFEARKKFNAQKAPIFSRSFASVASVSVRCASTQTDFQKIRDTPAEKRDQQASGQMSTNNRNKQTDVTKKSQSDRKDNPSLPKTQTPESPPKRGHKKSKSASPKRGDNSSLPGPPVKSNAQCQMEEMEYDGYPSEAEVSMARKKGKSNRLRR